Part of the Trueperaceae bacterium genome is shown below.
CGGCGCCTGATGGCCCTGACCTCGTACATGTGCCCGGCCTCGTGCTCGACCAGGTGGTACACCGCCCACGCCGGGGACATCGCGTAGTCCTCGCCCTCCGGCTCGCGTAGCCGGTGCCAGTCGTCCAGGTCCATCGCGGCGAAGCGCCCGAGGACGCTGCGGCGCACCGCCGCGAGCCGGTCCAGGTGCGTCTCCAGGTCCTGTCCCGCCACGTGCACCAGCGTCCCGTCCGGCCCGCGGTCCTCCTGGTAGGGGAACAGCGCCGTGAGCTCCGGGGGGAACGGCTCACGGTGGACGTCGTAGTAGCACCACCCCATCTCGACGCCGGCGATGTGCGTCAGCAGCGTGCCGATCGAGTTGTCGCGGCCGATGGGCCCGCGCCAGTCGAGCTCGTCC
Proteins encoded:
- a CDS encoding DinB family protein yields the protein MTERRHVYAVEPLEAREREVGAWLWAMEEVRRGLHRALRGVEQDELDWRGPIGRDNSIGTLLTHIAGVEMGWCYYDVHREPFPPELTALFPYQEDRGPDGTLVHVAGQDLETHLDRLAAVRRSVLGRFAAMDLDDWHRLREPEGEDYAMSPAWAVYHLVEHEAGHMYEVRAIRRRWRQAKSSFPGP